The Prevotella sp. oral taxon 299 str. F0039 genome has a segment encoding these proteins:
- a CDS encoding ribose-phosphate pyrophosphokinase yields the protein MSENNSFLVFSGSSSRYLAEKICKSLNCPLGNLVVTRFSDGEFAVSYEESIRGRDVFLVQSTFPNSDNLMELLLMIDAAKRASARNIIAVIPYFGWARQDRKDKPRVSIGAKLIADLLMVAGIDRLITMDLHADQIQGFFDVPVDHLYASGVILPYLQSLKLDNLVIASPDVGGSKRANTYAKYLGCPLVLCNKTRARANVVDTMQIIGDVVGKNVVIVDDMVDTAGTIAKAADIMKEAGALSVRACASHCVMSGPATERVDGSALEEIVFTDSIPYSKDSSKVKQLSVADMFAETIRRVVSNESISSQYLV from the coding sequence ATGAGTGAAAATAACTCTTTTTTAGTTTTCTCGGGCAGTAGTTCGAGATATCTTGCAGAGAAAATCTGTAAAAGTTTAAATTGTCCTTTGGGTAATTTAGTCGTTACTCGCTTCTCAGATGGTGAGTTTGCGGTATCTTATGAGGAGTCTATTCGTGGACGAGATGTCTTTTTGGTGCAGAGTACTTTTCCCAATTCAGACAACTTGATGGAGCTTTTGCTTATGATAGATGCAGCAAAACGTGCATCTGCTCGTAACATTATTGCTGTTATTCCTTATTTTGGTTGGGCACGTCAAGATAGAAAAGACAAGCCTAGAGTTAGTATAGGGGCAAAACTTATAGCAGACCTTTTAATGGTTGCAGGTATCGATCGTCTCATAACAATGGATCTTCATGCTGACCAAATTCAAGGTTTCTTCGATGTTCCTGTAGATCATCTTTATGCTTCTGGAGTTATTTTACCTTATCTTCAAAGCCTAAAACTAGACAATTTAGTTATTGCTAGTCCTGACGTTGGTGGTAGTAAACGTGCAAATACTTATGCTAAATATTTAGGATGTCCACTAGTCTTGTGTAATAAGACACGTGCTCGTGCTAATGTTGTAGATACAATGCAAATTATCGGTGATGTTGTAGGAAAAAATGTTGTTATTGTTGATGACATGGTTGATACAGCAGGAACAATAGCAAAGGCGGCAGATATTATGAAAGAAGCTGGTGCGTTGAGCGTACGTGCATGTGCTTCACATTGTGTAATGAGTGGCCCAGCAACCGAAAGAGTAGATGGATCAGCTTTAGAAGAAATTGTTTTTACAGATTCTATTCCTTATAGTAAAGACAGTTCAAAGGTAAAACAACTTTCAGTTGCAGACATGTTTGCAGAAACAATACGTAGAGTTGTTTCTAACGAAAGTATTTCTTCACAATATTTGGTTTAA